The genomic stretch TGGGAAAATAATCGTGTTGCCTTTTTTATTGGGTTGCTCATCAAGTACGAGTGCCCTGAGTTCACTTTTTTAACAAAATctctttttaattattgtttttttccaTGGGTCGAGATTTAATTCAATGTAATTAATATCTCTCAACGTATGAGAACTTATTTTCGTTGATGAGAAATTAGAACTCTCCCCCTTCTCGTGTCATTTTGTTAAAGGATAAGTGcaccctaaaacttgtcacacgatGCGATTAAGTCCGAAAACTTatcgtaaaaaaaaagtacgatTAAGTCATaagactttcaaaaagtacaattcagtcatgaaacttgtaaaattgatgcaatcaagctCTTCCACTAACACCGTTAATTTACTAACGAAAAATTATGACGTGATATTTGcacaattattttctctttcataaatggctttttttatttttattttttaaaatattcttaaattacagtaacaaaataaaaaaggtacaaaaaaaaaaaaaaccgacaaaAAGAGAAAGCACAACAAACCCCTCATCGTAGAGGCCTCGCCCTCCACTAGAGTCGGGAGGATCGGCGACCCTTGCGCAGGACTCGTAACCTCCACTAGCCCTCTTCGGCGATGACCGGCGATGGCGGTGGCACCTCTCTTGCGAGGTTCctattgttcttttattttttccaatttggtttttttaaaataaaatttgtgcttttttagttccaaaattcaatttaaataagCTTTGGAGAAGAAATTAACattaaaaatgccatgtaggagagaaaagataattaaaaaaatgcaatgtcATCATTTTCGTCAAGAGAATTAACGGTGTTAACTAAAAGACTTGATTacatcaatttaacaagttttaggacttaattacgtttttttgaaacttttagaaCTCAATCGCATTTtgacaaaagttttaggacttctaatgcATTTATCCCTTTTGTCAActgaaaattatccaattttttCCCTTGTCGAGTTCTAACCTGAGCTCAGTCCAATACAATTAACTATATATAGGTGTTAAGTTTGTTATTGGCAAGTTGTGGTCACTAGAAACTCAATCGCTATAGTGATTAATGTCCAATTGAAGATGATTGTTGGCTGATTATAGTATCAATTTTGACTTCGAATCAATTGTAGGAAGCCtataaattttgcaaaattcgaaTTCCTAAAAAGATGCGCAaagagtaaataaaaaataaataaggcaATCGCAAAGAACATCATTAATTTAGAAGAACGGCTTATATTCTTGGCTGCTATGCTTTTTGGAAGACTAAAATTTGaacacaaatttcataatagaGTAAAGAAAGCTTACTAGACACGACTCGAAAGTTTTCATAATCAAAGACAAACACCGGAAAAAGGAGACCTAGCCTAATtcgaatttgaaattcaaacttAGACAAAATATAGACGACGTTAAAAGAGGTGGTAGATAAGAAAAAATGGGAGATGTACCGGACATTGTTGAGATAGAAAAAGGAGCAAAGGAAGTGTTGGTTTGGCAGTGATGTCGAAGAATTTTATGTGTTTTTCCCGCTCAATGCTTTGTTGATCTTTAGATTCAGATAGTAAATAATGCTAGAGTGTTTATGGTGGCTTAACTCCACTTAGGACCGAGTATATTTACGACAGTGATTTATTATAATCAAGGTACATATGAACATGAAATTACAGAAATACTCCATGATATATCAGTTATATAGTAGCACGTAATACGTAACTAAGATCTAGGGAAATTACTCGCCTTGATGAGACTAATCTTCATTCATTCTCCTCAAGCGATGTTCCCTTAGTCTCCTTCGTGAACAAGTTGGTCACCGCCATCCCCACCACGCAAATCCCACTTAATGTGACCAATGTAAATCTCCCCCCCAATGCCTTCTTGTGCCCATTTTGGTCATCATCCTGTGAGGCCATCAAGAACCCCACCACGCCAATTATCGCCCCGACCTTTCCGGCAGCCCCGGCAATCCCGTGGCATGTCGTCCTGAATCGCGCAGGGAAAAGCTCTGCCGGCAAGATGAACGTGGTCGTGTTAGGCCCGCAGTTGGCAAAGAAGAATGTCAGGCCGTACAGGAACATGAACAACTTATTCGTGTGGCTCCTCCAATATCTGTCGTATGGCACTCCGATGGCAAAGTAAACGATGGCCATGAGGACGAACCCGATGGCTTGGATGCTAAGCCGCCCGACGCGGTCAATTAGGAATAAGACAGCAATGTAGCCGGGGATTGTCGAGTAGCATGCCACAATTGCCTGGAGACTCGCGACCTCAAAGGCAGTGACTGCCTTGCCAGTGTGTTCATCGCGCAGGTACTTGTGGTAGATCTTGGATTGGAAGAGGCTGCTGCTATAGAAGACGATGTCGAGGAGGAACCATGCAGCAGAGCAGGCAAGGAGGTTGCGGCCATGGCGGAGAAAGAATTGCTTGGAGAAGAGAGGGTAGGACGACAGGCTCGGCTGTAAGGGATGGCCCTCCGCGATTTGGCGATGGGACATTTCTAGGACTCGCTCCATGTCCGAGGTAGCTTGGGGGACATTTTTTTCCACTAAAGCTGTGTACCTAATTAGACCCGAAAGATATATAGTATAAGGATTGACCACTTCTATCTAGTACAAGTTTAGATATAAGCAGCTATAGAAGTTCTTTAACAGTTAGGTTAATGCACAAGATTCACGAAACCCATTTTGCGCAGGTGTTTTCTCAAGGGAACGCCAAATTATGGTACAATTTTGACACGTCTAGGAAAGCTGAGACTAGCCAACATTTCAAAACCGTCACGAATCGAAATTAGTCCAAATGCATCACCCTTTTTAGCATGTTCAAGACAAAATTAGAGTTTTGAAATGACACAAATTACTTGGCACGACTGTCAAACTcaggttttgtctttttggctATCCTATTCAACAGCATCCAGTAATTGACCCAAGATTTCTGCAGACAACGTCTCTAGAAGGACAAACACAACCCCAACAACCAAACAAAGTCACTCTTGAGCATAGCAGTAAATACCATTGGAACAAACTGTAAGATTTTTCTAAcgtgggcttatattaattcAAATCTTAATTTACAATTCTACGggattaatttattatttacggagttggtctaataaggtaagatataaagattcttaactATTCTAATATGAGCCTGGTATTGTGTGGGTCGAGTTGAGGCTGGCCCGTGATAAGAGTGCCTGGCTAGAAactgggataagtacaccatgagtgccataacttatgtacggcgttcacttgagtgccataactttcaaaacgttcacttaagtgccataactttcaaaaatcattttttttttatgattgggGTTCCGCGCGGCCGACGAGCTTTGCTCAACAcggcggtggagcacgactagtcctcgggaggggctagcgtaggagcccaccaccacgaccccctACTTAAGACACCGGCGtcgaggagttttgaacccgggacctctcgtgaaaggaaccgaactcaaaccaactcggccaccgatcggtgggtaactttcaaaaatcgttcggGATGACTAGAAGTCAAAAAgagaacacatttttttgtttgttagcAGGTAGTGCAGCATAAAGGAAAAGTGTGAAACAAAAATCTATATTATGCTCTATCATGTAAGCGGAGTTTATAACATACTTTTCGGTTGCTACTCGGGCTATGGGGCTCGTGAACGTTATTAGGGAGTTGGCCGTATTTAATTTTACGGATAGACCCATATAATTGTATTGTGACAATAGCTCTGCAGTGTTATTTATAAATAACAGCATATGTCTCAAGGGGTATAAGTATCTGGCGGTCAAGTTTTTGATCATAAAGAAAACAGTTAAGAATGGTGACATTTGTGTTTGTTAGATTTTGTAACATCTTGGTATGTATTAACTCTTCCGCATACAATAAAGCATTTATGATTAAGGTGACGTTGCATAGATATATCAAATGGAAATCTCAAGatatgtgtaaaccttgagtaaaggATGGGGGCATTCGGTTATTAGCTTTAAGGATATGTCTTGTTATACATAAAGTAAAGTTAACTGTAAAGACAAGACATATGCGGGTTCATTGGAACCATAAAGAATATTCTTTTGTGACATATCATGTCTCGTGACACATAAAGGAAAGAGATGGTGACTAACAATAGGGATGACATATGAAGTATCACTCCTTATGAGGCGTTATCCATTTGCcacactaccatattgaatccatatcgGTAAAGTTAAAAGAACTCGTGACCATAGATGACTCTGTGTCTACCGATGCGATTACTACCATGATTTCGTGTTTGAGACTTTATGTGATCGGATTGACTGTTAAGAATAATCTCTAAACTAGTATAAATATATGCATATACAGTATAGTTTCAATTAATGTtcgcccaagtgggagaatgtaagGTTTTCCTAATGtaggcttatattaattgagattgtaatttacCGTTCTACGGGATTAATTTACCGTTCTACGGGATTAATTTACCGTTCACGGGATTGGTCtaataagataagatataaTGACTCTTAACTAGCCTAATATGGGCCTGGCATTATGTGGGCCAAGTTGAGCTCGGCCTGTGATGAGAAGGCCTAATTGGAAAGTCTATAAATAGGGTTCTAGTTTTTCCTCTAGCCCTGACGAACTCATAACAACCTCATACAAGAGACGCATACCGATTGGTGTCGTTGAGAGGCTATCTCATTAAGCCGGGGATACAGAGGGCGATAGAGGAGAAGTATTTGAGCTTTGGATAGTTGctattccgcatcaagaatgaTGTATTCCAAATCGGATGCACAAATTCCTTTAAACTATTATTGTGTTTATAGATTCTAGCTATGTTGATCATGGGGTGCCATTCCAAGGTTTTTATTGGCTTACACGAACAACTTTTTCTCAAGCAAATGAAATAATTGCTTAATTAATCGTTTAATCAATCTATTAAGCAAAGCAAGGTGCGTACGTACCTTGCCGTTTCAGGAATCTTCATCCGCCAGTAAAACGTTGCCGCGGCAGGAACAACACCCAGCATCAATATCAACCTCCAAGCCATATCGGCTTCCTTTGGTGTTGGATCACTTGGTGGCGAAGGGTAAATTCGGCTAAATATCTTGCACACCGCCATCGTCACAACCGAGCTCGCCAAAATCCCAAACCCTTGCATCGAGAAGACAGCCGCCATGAAGGCGCCACGCATCGTCTTGTTAGCATACTCCGACATGATCGTTGCTGAGAGCGGGTAATCTCCTCCGATACCTACCCCAAGAAAGAACCTGAAAATAATTAAAGAGTGATGTCCCGTGTTACAAATACAAAGAGAAATTGAACAGAGACTGGATTTTACAATGTAACACGCGGTGCGTCCTAATGCAACGATCACCTGAAAAACCCTAGACTTGCCAAAACACAGCCTCGTGAAGTGCCCATGGAGAATCCAGAACCGAAGGAGCCGGCCATCATGAACATCAAGGCGAGGCCATACAAGCGCCTCCTCCCTACAATATCCCCGAGCCTGCCGAAGACGAGTTCACCAATCACAGTGCCAAGAAGAGCAATAGCCAGCATGGAGCACTCGACGGAAGGCGGGATTTGGTTGTCGTTGGATTCGTAGTATACGTGTCCAAGCAGTCTCAAGATCGGTGTGATAGAAAAGATATGGTAGGCATCAGTGAATAACCCCATTCCTTCATCAAAAATAAGACACAGAAATTGGGAATCATACCAACGGAAACAGACCAGAACCATGCTTTTTCCGAAACCTACAATACACAAGTTAATTTACCTGTCACGGTGACGGCCTTGAAGTGGTAGTACTGTGTCTTGGCGGTGTCGAGTCTCTGGAAAAGTCTCTCCGACATGGTCGCTCTCCGCTAAGTTCTGCTTCTTCAAGAGCCAACCTTCGAATGCAGCAACCTAATGCTCTTGCTGCGTAATAGTTATGGTCGGGTTATAAAGATGATGGAGGAGATAATACAAACTAATGGAAGTCAAGTCAATTGTTCGTAGCGTATCCATGGGAAGCAACAAGGTGGTTTCCTTTGACGATGATGTTTGGGATGCAGTCGAAGCAAATGACGGAGTTGGCGTTTCCCCTTTGGAGAGACCAAAATAATGGGATTTGGTTGGACCGTCAGCTCGAATTTAAAGCATATTCTCCGTTCAGAATTTGTTGCGATCTGTGACTTACTACATGACTTTGTGTTTGATCATTACATAAATATGTAATAAGTAGGTCacgttcatcatcttccccaatcaCATGAACTCTTACAAACTTTTTAAGTAAGAGTTTTCTTTCAGGTTTGTTTTTCAACGTTCATaaaataaaacttgaaaatgttgaaacATGGTACCATGGTTGCTTCAGAGCAGATTGGCTTGTCTTGGTTGAAGCCTGCCGCTTCATGAATATAAAACTCCCGTAGAATTTGGTTTCCAATCTATATGTAGGTTCTTTATCGGTGCATATggttttactttcatccttttACGCTATTCGAA from Rhodamnia argentea isolate NSW1041297 chromosome 2, ASM2092103v1, whole genome shotgun sequence encodes the following:
- the LOC115738560 gene encoding probable inorganic phosphate transporter 1-8, coding for MSERLFQRLDTAKTQYYHFKAVTVTGMGLFTDAYHIFSITPILRLLGHVYYESNDNQIPPSVECSMLAIALLGTVIGELVFGRLGDIVGRRRLYGLALMFMMAGSFGSGFSMGTSRGCVLASLGFFRFFLGVGIGGDYPLSATIMSEYANKTMRGAFMAAVFSMQGFGILASSVVTMAVCKIFSRIYPSPPSDPTPKEADMAWRLILMLGVVPAAATFYWRMKIPETARYTALVEKNVPQATSDMERVLEMSHRQIAEGHPLQPSLSSYPLFSKQFFLRHGRNLLACSAAWFLLDIVFYSSSLFQSKIYHKYLRDEHTGKAVTAFEVASLQAIVACYSTIPGYIAVLFLIDRVGRLSIQAIGFVLMAIVYFAIGVPYDRYWRSHTNKLFMFLYGLTFFFANCGPNTTTFILPAELFPARFRTTCHGIAGAAGKVGAIIGVVGFLMASQDDDQNGHKKALGGRFTLVTLSGICVVGMAVTNLFTKETKGTSLEENE